A stretch of Castanea sativa cultivar Marrone di Chiusa Pesio chromosome 2, ASM4071231v1 DNA encodes these proteins:
- the LOC142625513 gene encoding uncharacterized protein LOC142625513: MLEVGSVLMEAWRLRDTEDCSSRVHFNSSITPYKIMNILIWNCRGAMKPQFRKTVMDLVEWHSPIIMVITETRLSGARAEEIIETLPFEGAAMADTIGFAGGSWLLWRPDLVQVDVLAATEQEIHAIIRLSHADFPAIVREAWAGKDSDMDGAIKNFTSRAQRWNKEVFGNVFAKKKQLLARLLGTQRALANNPNNFLINLQDLLSKEYNLILQLEEEIWAMKSRTNWTIFGERNTAYFHMSTMTRRSKNRITSIQNDEGEWVHNVEEVKEIFISNFKKLYQTDQTTYPLNQPWESDWCGKLSEEEAINMAHMPSDLEI, encoded by the exons ATGCTGGAGGTGGGGTCTGTGCTGATGGAGGCATGGAGATTGAGGGACACGGAGGATTGCTCCTCTAGAGTGCACTTCAATTCGTCCATAACCCcatataaaattatgaatatattGATATGGAATTGCAGGGGTGCAATGAAACCCCAATTCAGGAAAACAGTGATGGACTTGGTAGAATGGCACTCACCAATTATTATGGTGATTACTGAAACAAGGCTTAGTGGAGCTAGAGCCGAGGAAATCATTGAGACTTTGCCTTTTGAAGGAGCTGCTATGGCTGATACTATTGGCTTTGCAGGAGGTAGCTGGTTGCTGTGGCGCCCAGACCTAGTGCAGGTGGATGTTTTGGCTGCAACAGAACAGGAAATTCATGCCATCATCCGG CTTAGCCACGCTGACTTTCCTGCCATTGTGAGGGAGGCCTGGGCAGGTAAGGATTCAGACATGGATGGTgctatcaaaaacttcaccTCTAGAGCCCAACGGTGGAATAAGGAAGTGTTTGGAAATGTGTTTGCTAAGAAGAAACAATTATTGGCTAGATTGCTGGGCACTCAAAGAGCTCTTGCCAACAATCCCAATAACTTTCTGATTAACCTTCAAGACCTGCTGTCTAAGGAGTATAACCTCATACTTcaacttgaggaagaaattTGGGCCATGAAGTCTAGAACCAATTGGACCATTTTTGGGGAAAGAAACACGGCCTACTTCCACATGTCTACTATGACCAGAAGAAGCAAAAACAGGATTACCAGCATTCAAAATGATGAGGGTGAATGGGTGCATAATGTTGAGGAAGTTAAGGAGATCTTcatctcaaattttaaaaagcttTATCAAACTGATCAAACCACCTACCCTCTGAACCAGCCATGGGAGTCTGATTGGTGTGGGAAGCTAAGCGAAGAAGAAGCAATAAATATGGCCCACATGCCTTCAGACTTAGAGATCTAA
- the LOC142625514 gene encoding uncharacterized protein LOC142625514, whose amino-acid sequence MHDNDHLMKSLRRELDEVKNAMKGKTMMNLDGMLKRTDSPFTASVLECPLPPKFLFPQLEFYDGTKDPLDHIGAFKTILNLQQTSDKVICRSFLVTLRGTARRHKRPTSYLLIVRQLEGKSLRDYVKCFNKAMLEIDEADDQVIMTTFQAGLNNPDLVFSLGKTPPTFMKNLLFKAQKYISGEDALTAKGLTRKQKKEEPGDSHGKKKDPKDSYSETKASKISFDAPKKKMNFTPLVMPSDKILMQIKDEPGLKWPKPLSTSSRKHDLKKYCRFHKDHDHYTDECRDLKEHIEELIQRGKLQKFIKRDHNPWARTDDKPHDDAKDDGRDHPKQVMGEIRMIAGGTVSGGSYKSLKKTYHRQINNVHIKHPSPKCR is encoded by the exons ATGCATGATAATGATCACTTGATGAAGAGCTTACGAAGGGAGCTTGACGAAGTGAAGAATGCCATGAAGGGGAAGACAATGATGAACCTTGATGGCATGCTCAAACGAACAGACTCACCTTTCACAGCCAGTGTTTTGGAATGCCCTCTGCCTCCAAAGTTTCTTTTTCCACAGCTAGAGTTCTATGATGGCACGAAGGACCCTCTTGACCATATAGGGGCCTTCAAGACTATCTTGAACCTCCAACAAACCTCGGACAAAGTTATCTGCAGATCTTTTCTTGTTACCCTCAGAGGGACTGCTAGG CGTCACAAAAGGCCAACCTCTTACTTGCTAATAGTAAGGCAGTTGGAAGGGAAAAGCCTAAGGGATTATGTGAAATGTTTCAACAAGGCTATGTTGGAGATTGATGAAGCTGATGACCAGGTGATAATGACGACCTTCCAGGCCGGACTCAACAACCCTGATCTCGTCTTTTCGTTGGGGAAGACGCCGCCAACCTTTATGAAGAATCTCCTGTTTAAAGCTCAGAAGTACATAAGCGGTGAGGATGCCCTTACTGCGAAGGGGCTAacgagaaagcaaaagaaggaaGAACCTGGTGATTCTCATGGTAAGAAGAAGGATCCTAAAGACTCATATTCAGAGACTAAGGCCAGTAAGATCAGCTTTGATGCCCCGAAGAAGAAAATGAACTTCACCCCATTAGTAATGCCTTCAGATAAAATCCTGATGCAGATTAAGGACGAACCAGGGCTAAAATGGCCCAAGCCGTTAAGCACGTCTTCCAGGAAGCATGACCTGAAGAAATACTGTCGTTTTCACAAGGATCATGACCATTACACTGACGAATGTCGTGATTTGAAAGAACATATAGAAGAATTGATTCAACGGGGAAAACTCCAAAAGTTCATCAAGAGAGATCATAATCCTTGGGCGCGGACTGACGACAAGCCTCATGACGATGCCAAGGATGATGGACGGGATCATCCCAAGCAAGTCATGGGTGAAATACGAATGATAGCAGGAGGAACTGTATCAGGAGGGTCGTACAAGTCTTTGAAGAAGACTTATCATAGGCAAATCAACAACGTCCACATCAAGCATCCATCTCCAAAGTGTCGATGA